One region of Syntrophales bacterium genomic DNA includes:
- a CDS encoding molybdopterin-dependent oxidoreductase, whose translation MISLIIDGKEVFTEEGKTILEAARASGIYIPTFCFHEKLFPIGSCRLCLVEVDGYDKPMTACTTPALAGIKVTIQSDKLFRMRQQFLQLILTSHPLDCPQCDKGGECQLQNISYEHKIEKAEYEAVRKDHREEYATPLIRYWEARCVLCGRCFNACREVSGRAAIDIVGNGFEARIAASDAGDCISCGECLSVCPVGALTEKLSPVKARTWQSQRIETTCPHCGFGCQLTLNVVDGKIITKVVTEKNLPPNNDSLCVRGRFGYDFVNSDQRLREPYQGNQKKTLTKEEALSYTAENMKKLSAEGKGVGFIVSPRATNEELFLISKIASTLKNSQIASAAAYHTGKVASAFARMGISPVYDYEKIKSCKTIVVAGADLLINNHLLANKVREAVKFTGARIVSIDPLDNSLARIASAHLQALPGSDAGIFNALSARLLEDGKHDKTAETFAGFAELKQSLSGISAEALQTPGGVDAGLINKAYQLIADADSVCVIFASGITDNEASLTALLNFCLLKGLPERGLVMAAALQANALGAVSLLKEMAAPDSLLDNSGISGIFLYEDDPFQYLNGELVKKSLARQEFVAVCDILPTRVMDSASIVIPSAGFAEKDGSFISGNGAVSTVHKACSGPSAGFDFLNSLLGLLGGKSYENSQSVAAEIRLAGLFAKGGDGVETLAVKTDKPAFAKFSSGEANQPAHKDTGRYKLILRDLFMNHHLSDMTVYGEGVGRVQTDLLRISPEDAAELNVSTGDVVALAGDAGAATSPVVVKKGIRKGSLECVLFSKHGEMLSLFARPAKVNDVAVKKA comes from the coding sequence ATGATTAGCTTGATTATAGATGGAAAAGAAGTTTTTACCGAGGAGGGGAAAACGATCCTCGAGGCGGCTCGCGCAAGCGGCATCTACATACCTACCTTCTGTTTTCATGAAAAACTTTTTCCCATCGGCTCCTGCCGCCTTTGCCTCGTCGAGGTGGACGGTTACGACAAGCCGATGACCGCCTGTACAACCCCGGCGCTTGCAGGCATCAAGGTTACGATCCAGTCCGATAAGCTGTTCAGGATGAGGCAGCAGTTTTTGCAACTGATCCTCACCTCGCACCCGCTCGACTGCCCCCAATGCGACAAGGGCGGGGAATGTCAGCTTCAGAACATCTCCTATGAGCACAAAATCGAAAAAGCCGAGTACGAAGCCGTTCGCAAGGATCACCGGGAAGAATACGCGACGCCGCTTATCCGCTACTGGGAGGCGCGGTGCGTCCTCTGCGGCCGCTGCTTTAACGCCTGCCGGGAGGTATCGGGACGGGCAGCAATCGATATCGTCGGCAACGGCTTTGAAGCAAGGATCGCGGCCAGCGACGCGGGCGACTGCATCTCCTGCGGGGAGTGCCTCTCGGTCTGTCCGGTCGGCGCCCTGACCGAAAAGTTGAGCCCGGTTAAAGCAAGAACATGGCAAAGCCAGCGGATAGAGACAACCTGTCCCCACTGCGGCTTTGGCTGCCAGTTAACGTTGAACGTCGTGGACGGAAAGATCATAACCAAGGTCGTCACCGAGAAAAATCTCCCGCCCAATAATGATTCGCTTTGCGTAAGGGGGCGTTTCGGTTATGATTTCGTCAACAGCGACCAGCGGCTCCGGGAACCCTATCAGGGCAATCAGAAAAAGACGCTCACAAAAGAAGAGGCGTTGAGCTATACAGCGGAAAACATGAAGAAACTCTCTGCGGAAGGCAAGGGCGTCGGGTTTATCGTTTCTCCCCGGGCCACCAACGAAGAGCTGTTTCTCATCTCCAAAATCGCCTCTACGCTCAAAAATTCCCAGATCGCTTCTGCTGCGGCTTATCATACCGGGAAAGTCGCCTCCGCCTTTGCGCGCATGGGGATAAGCCCGGTTTATGATTACGAAAAGATCAAGAGCTGCAAAACAATCGTCGTTGCCGGCGCCGATTTGCTGATCAACAACCATCTGCTCGCCAACAAGGTCAGAGAGGCGGTAAAATTCACCGGCGCCCGGATTGTGAGCATTGACCCCCTTGACAATTCGCTCGCCCGCATTGCCAGCGCCCATCTGCAGGCACTTCCGGGGAGTGACGCCGGGATTTTCAACGCACTTTCCGCCCGGCTCCTCGAGGACGGCAAACACGATAAAACTGCCGAAACATTTGCCGGTTTTGCAGAATTAAAACAGTCGCTTTCCGGAATTTCGGCAGAAGCATTGCAGACCCCGGGCGGCGTTGACGCCGGCCTGATCAATAAGGCGTATCAGCTTATTGCCGATGCCGACAGCGTCTGTGTAATTTTCGCCTCCGGGATCACGGATAATGAGGCGAGTCTGACTGCGCTTTTGAATTTCTGCCTGCTGAAGGGTCTCCCGGAACGGGGACTCGTCATGGCGGCTGCACTGCAGGCAAACGCCCTCGGCGCCGTTTCGCTGCTGAAGGAAATGGCCGCCCCGGACAGTCTCCTGGACAATTCCGGCATCTCCGGAATCTTTCTCTATGAAGACGACCCCTTCCAGTATCTGAACGGCGAACTAGTGAAAAAATCTCTCGCCCGGCAGGAGTTTGTAGCCGTTTGCGATATATTGCCGACCAGGGTTATGGACAGCGCCAGCATCGTCATCCCTTCCGCCGGCTTTGCCGAGAAGGATGGCTCCTTCATCTCGGGAAACGGCGCCGTAAGCACTGTGCATAAGGCGTGCAGCGGGCCATCCGCCGGGTTCGACTTCCTCAACAGCCTGCTCGGGCTTCTGGGCGGAAAGAGTTATGAAAATTCCCAAAGCGTTGCCGCTGAAATTCGCCTCGCCGGTCTGTTTGCAAAAGGTGGGGACGGGGTTGAAACGCTGGCTGTAAAAACCGACAAACCGGCCTTTGCCAAATTTAGCAGTGGAGAAGCCAACCAGCCTGCTCATAAAGACACCGGCAGGTACAAGCTGATCCTCCGCGATCTGTTCATGAATCACCATCTCTCCGACATGACGGTTTATGGAGAAGGCGTTGGGCGAGTTCAGACCGATCTGTTGCGGATATCCCCCGAGGATGCAGCTGAACTGAATGTATCTACCGGAGATGTCGTCGCGCTTGCGGGAGACGCCGGGGCAGCGACCAGCCCGGTTGTCGTCAAAAAGGGCATCCGGAAGGGTTCGCTGGAGTGCGTTCTTTTCAGTAAACATGGCGAAATGCTTTCCCTCTTTGCGCGACCGGCCAAGGTAAACGATGTTGCCGTAAAAAAGGCATGA
- a CDS encoding FAD-dependent oxidoreductase, with protein MADVIFSSWQDEVIDNRGVAADAKAPAKTKLLDEFSPGEPIKAFLGWDGIVIRDAGVDIVGMCAKYAQAVQSESCGKCFPCRVGTGIISDMLKKIAAGEGTQSYIDKIKELAPSIRDGSKCSIGQTGLIPILHALQYFPKAFAEAIAGKKKSPDANYRYSVTAPCLSVCPSGLDIPAYIEEISEQRFTQSLATIRKSICFPGTLGRVCVRPCESSCRRTNVDDSLSIKYLKRFVADYEIDTNRHQEIPTAAKTGKKVAIIGAGPAGVSCANYLIQMGHQATIFERHPEPGGMAAMGIPDYRLPRNILHREVELVQELGVEIRYNVQVGKDISFAKLREDYDAIFIGVGAQGSMPMGVEGEDQNYDGYIPGVKYLLDINLGRDPYPAGKKVVVVGGGNVAIDCVRSSFRIGKPDVNLVYRRSKAEMPADPVEIKDAEDEEVKFHYLCNPTKIIAKEGKVVGVELIRMELGEPDQSGRRRPVPVKGSEFVIDADIVIPAIGQQLDLSFLNEADGIKATKRNTVVVDPEIFETSQPGVFSAGDCVTGPDVLVRATGNGKRAAEKIDLYLKGDKVAPSSNENFRNLFATLGVYNEKEHIGIIGGLHKSHLPMLDPLERKWNFAEVEDGYTTDVAIKEAARCLRCYRIGMIALG; from the coding sequence ATGGCAGACGTAATTTTCAGTTCCTGGCAGGACGAAGTGATCGACAACCGCGGAGTCGCGGCGGACGCTAAGGCGCCTGCAAAGACCAAGCTTCTGGACGAATTCAGCCCAGGAGAGCCGATAAAGGCCTTCCTCGGCTGGGATGGGATCGTCATTCGCGATGCTGGCGTTGACATTGTCGGCATGTGCGCCAAGTACGCCCAGGCCGTCCAGAGTGAATCCTGCGGCAAATGCTTTCCCTGCCGGGTAGGAACCGGCATCATCAGCGATATGTTAAAAAAGATCGCCGCCGGCGAAGGCACGCAGTCGTATATCGATAAAATAAAGGAGCTGGCGCCCTCGATCAGGGATGGTTCCAAGTGCTCCATCGGCCAGACCGGCCTGATTCCCATCCTGCACGCCCTCCAGTATTTTCCCAAGGCCTTTGCCGAGGCAATTGCCGGCAAAAAGAAATCGCCGGACGCAAACTATCGCTATTCTGTCACCGCCCCCTGCCTGAGCGTCTGTCCGAGCGGGCTTGATATCCCCGCTTATATTGAAGAGATCAGCGAGCAGCGTTTCACCCAGTCGCTTGCCACCATCCGCAAGAGCATCTGCTTTCCCGGAACATTGGGGCGGGTTTGCGTGCGCCCCTGCGAATCAAGCTGCCGACGGACCAATGTAGATGACTCCCTGTCAATAAAATATCTGAAGCGGTTTGTCGCCGATTACGAAATAGACACGAACCGCCATCAGGAAATCCCCACCGCGGCAAAAACAGGCAAAAAAGTTGCAATAATCGGGGCCGGTCCCGCCGGCGTCTCCTGCGCCAACTATCTGATCCAGATGGGTCATCAGGCAACGATATTTGAACGGCACCCCGAGCCGGGCGGAATGGCGGCAATGGGAATCCCCGATTACCGCCTGCCGAGGAATATCCTTCATCGTGAGGTGGAGCTGGTGCAGGAGCTGGGGGTGGAAATCCGCTATAACGTTCAGGTTGGCAAGGATATCTCCTTCGCCAAGCTCCGCGAGGATTATGATGCCATCTTCATCGGCGTCGGCGCCCAGGGCAGCATGCCGATGGGGGTAGAAGGCGAGGATCAGAATTACGACGGTTATATCCCGGGCGTAAAGTACCTGCTGGACATCAATCTCGGTCGCGATCCCTATCCGGCGGGCAAGAAGGTGGTCGTTGTCGGCGGCGGCAATGTGGCAATCGACTGCGTGCGCTCCTCTTTCCGCATCGGAAAACCGGATGTAAACCTGGTTTACCGACGTTCCAAGGCGGAAATGCCGGCTGATCCTGTCGAAATCAAGGATGCCGAGGATGAAGAGGTAAAATTCCACTACCTCTGCAACCCCACAAAAATCATCGCCAAAGAAGGAAAGGTTGTCGGGGTTGAGCTGATTCGGATGGAACTTGGCGAGCCCGACCAGAGCGGCAGGCGCAGGCCTGTTCCGGTAAAGGGTTCTGAGTTTGTTATTGATGCAGACATCGTCATTCCGGCAATCGGGCAGCAGCTTGATTTGTCATTCCTGAACGAAGCCGATGGCATAAAGGCCACAAAGCGAAACACCGTAGTTGTTGATCCCGAAATCTTTGAGACGTCGCAGCCGGGCGTTTTTTCTGCCGGCGACTGCGTGACTGGCCCGGACGTTTTAGTCAGGGCAACCGGCAACGGCAAGCGGGCCGCGGAAAAGATCGACCTCTATCTAAAAGGGGATAAGGTGGCGCCCTCTTCGAACGAAAACTTCCGCAACCTCTTTGCCACGTTAGGCGTTTACAATGAAAAGGAACATATCGGTATAATCGGCGGGTTGCACAAGTCACACCTGCCCATGCTTGACCCTCTGGAAAGAAAGTGGAACTTCGCCGAAGTGGAGGATGGTTACACAACGGATGTAGCCATAAAAGAGGCCGCCCGTTGTCTGCGCTGCTACAGAATAGGCATGATCGCCCTGGGTTAA
- the nuoD gene encoding NADH dehydrogenase (quinone) subunit D, which yields MAESRTMTINMGPQHPATHGVLRVLVELDGENVAKSEPHIGYLHRGIEKLFETMTWRQGLPLTDRLDYTSGISNNLAYCLAVEKLLDIKIPPRAQYLRVMMAELQRIAAHLLWLGTHALDLGAMTVLFYTFRERETVLEILELATGARITPSFIRIGGLADDIPDDFLPRVTAFIEELPKRIDDYETLLTKNPIWKRRTMNVAAMSAEDCINYGVTGPVLRASGVNYDVRKAYPYSSYEDFDFEVPLGKNGDVYDRYLVRLIEMRQSGRIVKQAVERLPAGPVGAVDAPQIVPPAKKDVQTDIASLIRHFKIMQEGFEPPPGEVYASIESSKGELGFYVVSDGSNKPCRVRIRPPSFINLGALPKMIDGVLVADIVAAIGSIDIVLGEIDR from the coding sequence ATGGCTGAATCACGCACCATGACAATTAATATGGGACCGCAGCATCCTGCAACCCACGGCGTGCTGAGGGTACTTGTGGAGCTTGACGGTGAAAACGTCGCCAAGTCGGAACCTCACATCGGGTATCTGCACCGGGGAATCGAGAAGCTCTTCGAAACGATGACCTGGCGGCAGGGACTGCCGCTCACGGACCGGCTGGACTACACCAGCGGCATCTCCAACAATCTCGCCTATTGCCTCGCAGTAGAAAAACTCCTTGACATCAAGATTCCCCCAAGAGCCCAGTATTTAAGGGTGATGATGGCCGAGCTGCAGCGGATCGCGGCCCATCTGCTGTGGCTGGGAACTCACGCCCTTGACCTCGGGGCCATGACAGTGCTTTTCTATACATTCCGGGAACGGGAGACCGTCCTGGAAATCCTGGAACTGGCAACTGGCGCGCGCATAACGCCGAGTTTTATCCGCATCGGCGGGCTTGCCGACGACATTCCTGATGACTTTCTTCCCCGCGTGACGGCGTTCATCGAAGAATTGCCGAAACGGATCGATGATTACGAAACCCTGCTGACCAAAAACCCGATCTGGAAGCGACGAACTATGAATGTCGCGGCGATGTCGGCCGAGGATTGCATCAACTACGGGGTGACCGGCCCGGTGCTGCGGGCCTCCGGCGTCAACTACGACGTCAGAAAGGCCTATCCCTATTCGAGTTACGAGGATTTCGACTTCGAAGTGCCGCTGGGGAAAAACGGCGACGTCTATGACCGTTATCTGGTAAGGCTCATCGAGATGCGGCAGTCAGGCCGGATCGTCAAGCAGGCCGTCGAGAGACTTCCCGCCGGCCCTGTCGGCGCCGTGGACGCGCCCCAGATCGTTCCCCCCGCCAAGAAGGATGTGCAAACGGATATAGCGTCTCTCATCAGACACTTCAAGATCATGCAGGAGGGCTTTGAACCGCCTCCCGGCGAGGTTTATGCATCCATTGAATCATCGAAGGGCGAGCTGGGCTTTTACGTTGTCAGCGATGGCTCCAACAAACCCTGCCGGGTGAGGATAAGACCGCCTTCCTTTATTAACCTAGGCGCCCTGCCGAAGATGATCGACGGGGTTCTGGTAGCGGATATTGTCGCCGCCATCGGCAGCATTGACATCGTTCTGGGTGAGATCGACCGGTAG
- a CDS encoding NADH-quinone oxidoreductase subunit C, producing MTFLRKNTELAYDMLIDQAGVDFPSQSPRFTIAYLLHSMKFNNRLRIKTKVAAGVAVDSVSAIWKAANWMERETAEMFGITFKNHPNPQHILLPDDFVGYPLRKDYDVKGPNFDQPFQVCLDE from the coding sequence ATGACGTTTCTCAGGAAAAATACCGAGCTTGCCTATGACATGCTCATCGACCAGGCCGGAGTTGATTTTCCCAGCCAAAGTCCCCGTTTCACCATTGCCTACCTGCTGCACAGCATGAAGTTCAATAACAGACTCCGGATAAAGACAAAAGTAGCCGCGGGCGTTGCAGTTGATTCAGTCAGCGCTATCTGGAAAGCGGCAAACTGGATGGAACGCGAAACAGCGGAGATGTTCGGAATAACATTCAAAAATCATCCTAATCCGCAGCATATTTTATTGCCCGATGACTTTGTCGGCTACCCTTTACGGAAGGATTACGACGTCAAGGGGCCCAATTTCGATCAACCGTTCCAGGTTTGTTTAGACGAATAA
- a CDS encoding NADH-quinone oxidoreductase subunit B: MGVEVAVPATLQEVINWARKNSIWPVTFGLACCALEMMVASSATYDIARFGAEVFRPSPRQTDLMIVAGTLTKKMAPILRRIYEQMPEPKWVIAYGACACSGGIFQSYSVVQGVDQIVPVDVYVPGCPPRPEGLLKAIIELQKKIAVEPAGQRNLVSLPWGNNG; this comes from the coding sequence ATGGGAGTAGAAGTTGCCGTGCCCGCCACCTTGCAAGAAGTTATCAACTGGGCAAGGAAAAATTCAATCTGGCCGGTTACGTTCGGGCTCGCCTGCTGCGCCCTCGAAATGATGGTTGCCAGTTCCGCCACTTATGACATCGCCCGCTTCGGCGCCGAGGTTTTTCGCCCCTCCCCCCGCCAGACGGATCTGATGATCGTCGCCGGAACGCTAACCAAAAAGATGGCGCCGATCTTGAGACGCATTTACGAACAGATGCCGGAGCCCAAGTGGGTCATAGCCTACGGCGCGTGCGCCTGCAGCGGCGGCATTTTCCAATCCTACAGCGTTGTGCAGGGGGTCGATCAGATTGTCCCCGTCGATGTTTATGTGCCCGGCTGCCCTCCCCGCCCGGAAGGATTGCTGAAGGCGATAATCGAACTGCAGAAAAAGATAGCCGTTGAACCAGCCGGACAGAGAAATCTGGTCAGCTTGCCTTGGGGGAACAATGGATAG
- the ndhC gene encoding NADH-quinone oxidoreductase subunit A, which produces MVNYIPILIIIVFALLIACLIVGASSILGNKISQKTKLDTYECGMRTIGPTRMKMNIRYYLTAMLFLIFDIEIMFLYPWALVTGSLKLFGFLEMLFFVIILLVGYLYVWKKGALEWE; this is translated from the coding sequence ATGGTCAATTATATTCCGATTCTGATAATTATCGTTTTTGCACTCCTGATAGCATGTCTCATTGTAGGCGCTTCCTCCATCCTTGGAAATAAAATCTCTCAAAAAACAAAACTTGACACATATGAATGCGGGATGCGGACAATCGGGCCGACCCGCATGAAGATGAATATCCGTTATTACCTGACCGCAATGCTGTTTTTGATCTTTGATATCGAGATTATGTTTCTTTATCCCTGGGCCTTGGTTACAGGGAGTCTCAAGCTGTTCGGGTTTCTGGAGATGCTGTTTTTTGTAATCATCCTCCTCGTCGGTTATCTGTATGTATGGAAGAAAGGGGCCTTGGAATGGGAGTAG
- a CDS encoding TolC family protein, giving the protein MRSCCFWGRTIIYIVFVALTSGIADAADAGFMTLPESVDIAIKQSLRVNSAKEGVLGAEAVQREAFTGFLPKFSTSYSYTRLNEEPSFLFPGLSFTLPGVPPVPVNMPAQRLATGTKNNYNWNVEVRQPLYAGGGIAAGYEASQAGAEIARLTEQQTILDVVYEVRIAYFNILKAQRVMEVAIQALKRLTAHRDAAGAFYETGIIPRNDLLRAEVELAAGRQSLLRAENGVELAKARFNTLLRRDINSSATIEDSLTEFVAVEPLDACIAAALTRRPEIQAYQLRWNQAKILVKQAKSEYYPNLSLLGNYARYGDTPGVAGSDYRDQENWYVMAVANWNFWEWGKTKDRIDAGKSRENQAADLLAGLREQIALEVKSSYLLFGEAQKQLPVAKKAIEQAEENFRINTERYSEQVGTATDVIDAQTILTAAMSDYQNYLGDLNMAKARLDRAMGAAVRAGR; this is encoded by the coding sequence ATGCGGAGCTGCTGTTTTTGGGGGAGAACCATTATTTATATCGTGTTTGTCGCATTGACGAGCGGTATTGCTGACGCGGCGGATGCCGGATTCATGACGCTTCCCGAAAGCGTTGATATCGCGATAAAGCAAAGCCTGCGAGTCAACTCGGCCAAAGAAGGGGTGTTAGGGGCCGAGGCTGTGCAGAGGGAGGCTTTTACCGGGTTTCTTCCGAAGTTCAGCACTTCTTACAGCTATACAAGGTTAAACGAAGAGCCAAGTTTTCTTTTCCCGGGCCTTTCCTTCACCCTGCCCGGCGTGCCGCCTGTCCCGGTAAATATGCCTGCCCAGAGACTCGCCACCGGCACGAAAAACAATTACAACTGGAACGTTGAGGTCAGGCAGCCTCTTTACGCGGGGGGAGGGATTGCGGCCGGTTACGAGGCGAGTCAGGCCGGCGCTGAAATAGCCCGCCTGACCGAGCAGCAGACGATTCTGGATGTTGTTTACGAGGTAAGGATCGCTTACTTCAACATCCTGAAGGCGCAGCGGGTTATGGAGGTTGCGATCCAGGCGCTTAAAAGGTTGACCGCCCATCGTGACGCCGCCGGCGCTTTTTATGAAACCGGAATTATTCCCCGCAACGATCTGCTGCGGGCGGAGGTTGAACTGGCGGCGGGCAGACAATCCCTGCTGCGGGCTGAAAACGGCGTGGAGCTGGCGAAGGCAAGATTCAACACCTTGCTCAGGAGGGATATCAACTCCTCGGCAACTATCGAGGACAGCTTGACAGAATTCGTTGCCGTTGAACCCCTTGATGCCTGCATAGCCGCTGCCTTGACGCGCCGTCCGGAGATACAAGCTTATCAACTCAGATGGAATCAGGCGAAAATTCTGGTAAAACAGGCCAAAAGCGAATACTACCCGAATCTATCTCTTTTGGGAAATTACGCACGGTACGGGGACACGCCGGGTGTAGCCGGGAGCGACTACCGCGATCAGGAAAACTGGTACGTCATGGCGGTTGCGAACTGGAATTTCTGGGAGTGGGGAAAAACTAAAGACCGCATTGACGCCGGGAAAAGTCGTGAAAATCAGGCTGCCGATCTGCTTGCCGGTCTGCGGGAGCAGATAGCCCTGGAGGTAAAAAGCAGTTATCTTTTGTTCGGCGAGGCGCAAAAACAGTTGCCGGTGGCAAAAAAAGCGATCGAGCAGGCGGAAGAAAACTTTCGGATCAACACGGAAAGGTACAGCGAGCAGGTAGGAACCGCCACGGATGTGATAGACGCCCAAACCATTCTGACTGCGGCCATGTCTGATTATCAGAACTATCTCGGCGATCTTAACATGGCGAAGGCGCGGCTGGACCGTGCAATGGGCGCCGCCGTCAGAGCTGGTCGGTAA
- a CDS encoding DUF4301 family protein, producing the protein MTGEQKSGGWSEKDRGAIASAGLTIEAVERQLEIFREGVSPVRLLRPCTIGDGVAALADEGRPLLMEVCEAARQDGRLMKFVPASGAASRMFHEWHTALANGGFAEREEEENFRLSLNSYAFYSDLEKVFADRGMSLAQMIASGRYAEILDCILTGKGLNWGSLPKALLKFHHYPDCARTAIEEHLVEAALYVRDENRIARIHFTVSGDHEKMVRERLLQVIRDYEVRFDTVFDFDISIQNSATNTIAVDLAGRPFRDEKGELLFRPSGHGALLTNLDSLDADIVFIKNIDNVVVDRYKEETVLWKKLLAGYLLTVQTELFHHLLVLENPNPAGKEIPGIAEFCRETLNIPLPSVFGSLTEGEKRHFLFDKLNRPLRVCGMVKNEGEPGGGPFWVESRGGTCVPSLQIVEEVQIDRDDHEQMAVWSSSTHFNPVDLVCGLRDYRGRKFRLADFVDQETSIISRKAEKGRDILALERPGLWNGSMAFWNTIFIEVPPATFAPIKNVKDLLRAAHQPSAG; encoded by the coding sequence ATGACCGGAGAACAGAAGAGCGGCGGCTGGTCGGAGAAGGACCGGGGGGCAATTGCCTCTGCCGGGCTGACCATTGAAGCGGTCGAAAGGCAGCTCGAAATCTTTCGCGAAGGGGTCTCCCCGGTGCGTTTGCTCAGGCCCTGCACCATTGGAGACGGGGTCGCCGCCCTTGCCGATGAAGGGCGTCCCCTGCTAATGGAGGTCTGCGAAGCGGCCCGGCAAGACGGCCGCCTGATGAAGTTTGTGCCTGCCTCCGGGGCGGCAAGCCGGATGTTTCATGAGTGGCACACCGCATTGGCTAATGGGGGATTTGCGGAGCGGGAGGAAGAGGAAAACTTTCGTCTCTCTCTCAATAGTTACGCGTTTTATTCAGATCTGGAAAAAGTTTTTGCCGATAGAGGCATGTCCCTTGCGCAAATGATTGCAAGCGGCCGGTATGCGGAGATACTTGACTGCATCCTGACTGGCAAGGGGTTGAATTGGGGGAGCCTTCCCAAGGCCCTCCTTAAATTTCACCATTACCCCGATTGCGCAAGAACCGCCATCGAGGAGCACTTAGTCGAGGCGGCTCTGTATGTGCGGGATGAGAACAGGATCGCCCGCATCCATTTCACCGTCTCCGGCGACCATGAAAAGATGGTGCGGGAAAGACTTCTGCAGGTCATCCGGGATTACGAGGTTCGCTTTGACACGGTGTTTGATTTTGATATTTCCATACAGAATTCTGCCACCAACACGATTGCCGTCGATCTCGCCGGGCGCCCTTTTCGGGATGAAAAAGGGGAGCTTCTCTTCCGGCCGTCGGGGCACGGGGCGCTGCTGACGAATCTCGACAGCCTGGATGCGGATATCGTCTTCATAAAAAACATCGATAATGTCGTAGTTGACCGCTATAAGGAAGAGACGGTTCTCTGGAAAAAATTGCTGGCCGGTTACTTGCTTACTGTGCAGACGGAGTTGTTCCACCATTTGCTGGTTCTCGAAAATCCCAATCCTGCCGGGAAAGAAATTCCCGGGATCGCGGAATTCTGCCGGGAAACGTTGAATATTCCCCTGCCGTCTGTTTTCGGGAGTCTGACGGAGGGCGAAAAACGCCATTTCCTGTTCGATAAATTAAACCGGCCGCTGCGTGTCTGCGGGATGGTAAAAAACGAGGGCGAACCGGGCGGCGGCCCTTTTTGGGTGGAAAGCCGGGGAGGGACCTGCGTTCCTTCTTTGCAGATTGTGGAAGAGGTGCAGATAGACAGGGATGATCATGAACAGATGGCTGTCTGGTCTTCCTCAACCCACTTTAATCCGGTGGACCTCGTCTGCGGACTGCGTGATTACCGGGGGCGCAAATTCAGACTGGCCGATTTTGTCGATCAGGAAACATCCATTATCTCCAGAAAAGCGGAGAAGGGGAGGGACATCCTTGCGTTGGAACGGCCGGGACTCTGGAATGGTTCCATGGCCTTCTGGAATACAATTTTTATCGAGGTTCCGCCAGCCACCTTCGCCCCGATTAAAAACGTCAAGGACCTGCTCCGCGCCGCCCATCAGCCGTCTGCTGGATAA
- a CDS encoding tRNA 4-thiouridine(8) synthase ThiI — MSTKAILLFSGGLDSILASRIIADQEIEVSGLTFETPFFSAARAKATALQLGIPHVVMNITQAHLDMLKAPRHGYGKNMNPCIDCKILMLKIAGQLMEETGANFLFTGEVVGQRPMSQGKQTLIMIAKNAGLSDRLLRPLSAKLLPETEPELTGKVDRNRLFDFQGRGRKRQIELADSFGITSWPSPAGGCLLTDPIFSKRLRDLFAHAPEYRIRDIELLKTGRHLRLRDKIKAIVGRNSSENDLIESMAEQEDALIRVNDFPGPTVLVPSGGDAETRALAGRICLRYSDAPRKQEISVTCLQNGISSSFTSIALTPEASEAMMI, encoded by the coding sequence TTGAGCACAAAGGCAATTTTACTTTTCTCCGGGGGGTTAGACAGCATCCTTGCCAGCAGGATCATCGCCGACCAGGAAATAGAGGTCTCCGGACTGACCTTCGAAACCCCTTTTTTCAGCGCTGCCCGGGCAAAGGCAACCGCTCTTCAACTCGGCATTCCTCACGTGGTTATGAACATAACGCAAGCGCATCTTGACATGCTCAAGGCGCCGCGTCACGGCTACGGTAAAAATATGAACCCCTGCATCGACTGCAAGATACTTATGTTGAAAATCGCCGGACAGTTAATGGAAGAGACCGGGGCGAACTTTCTGTTCACCGGGGAGGTCGTGGGGCAAAGACCCATGTCCCAGGGCAAACAAACCCTCATCATGATAGCCAAAAACGCCGGTCTTTCCGACCGCCTGCTTCGCCCTCTGTCTGCAAAACTCCTTCCGGAAACGGAGCCGGAACTTACCGGCAAGGTGGATCGCAACCGTCTTTTTGATTTCCAGGGAAGAGGCCGCAAACGGCAGATCGAGCTGGCCGACAGTTTCGGCATCACCTCCTGGCCGTCGCCGGCCGGGGGCTGCCTGCTGACAGACCCGATATTCTCTAAGCGGCTGCGCGACCTTTTCGCGCATGCTCCCGAATACCGCATCCGGGACATAGAACTGCTGAAAACGGGCAGGCACCTGCGGCTGCGCGACAAAATAAAGGCCATCGTTGGCAGAAATTCAAGCGAAAACGATCTGATCGAGAGTATGGCGGAACAGGAAGACGCGCTCATCCGCGTAAATGACTTTCCGGGGCCAACCGTCCTGGTGCCCTCCGGAGGCGACGCAGAAACACGCGCCCTCGCCGGTCGGATTTGCCTCCGATACAGCGATGCGCCCCGCAAGCAGGAGATTTCCGTCACCTGCCTGCAAAACGGAATTTCATCGTCGTTCACGTCAATCGCCCTGACGCCGGAGGCCTCGGAAGCGATGATGATCTGA